In one window of Arctopsyche grandis isolate Sample6627 chromosome 6, ASM5162203v2, whole genome shotgun sequence DNA:
- the LOC143912506 gene encoding serine protease persephone-like isoform X1, protein MACTVLSYISTILYVLFLTRSLQAQDIEESEIIVYPDDDILTKTFQSRIDINDEQGMNVGSRCILRNNTIGECRLFRDCPEALIKVRGRLSFDRFTRCGFIYNDPIICCPQFSSTTTTTTTSKSTSFDPDGFVYPEENENSDNSISPTTISSRLPDIPGKKAKQACADYDMTVPVPVGTYILGGEEAGEGEFPHMVALGYNKDTGLEYNCGGTLISNIYVLTAAHCVQNIERIPPTVAKIGTSYLLNDDDSTNYAIVSSIPHPSYNRSMKYHDLALLRLNRPVEFTTTAHPACLNTEPESSINTLIITGWGTIDTKVRSKSDTLQKANVTMVNLSTCNSSYTERRDRKLPYGLTSQQMCAVHSVADTCQGDSGGPIQIPETRDRMYTLVGITSFGQACGSGIPGVYVRISSYLSWIESIVWP, encoded by the exons ATGGCATGCACTGTGCTCTCCTACATTTCGACGattttatatgttttgtttttgacgAGATCGCTTCAGGCTCAGG ATATCGAAGAAAGTGAAATTATTGTCTATCCGGACGATGACATTTTAACAAAAACATTTCAATCACGAATCGACATAAATGACGAACAAG gtaTGAATGTCGGCAGTAGGTGCATCCTCAGAAATAATACAATTGGTGAATGTCGTTTATTCAGAGACTGTCCTGAAGCTCTTATAAA GGTTCGAGGAAGGTTGTCATTTGATAGATTTACACGATGCGGGTTCATTTACAACGATCCAATTATTTGCTGCCCTCAATTTTCATCAACCACTACAACGACAACCACATCGAAATCGACATCTTTCG aTCCAGATGGTTTCGTATATCCAGAGGAGAATGAAAATTCTGACAATAGTATATCGCCAACAACAATCTCTTCGAGATTACCTGATATCCCTGGAAAGAAAGCTAAACAAG CATGTGCTGATTACGATATGACAGTTCCGGTTCCAGTCGGCACTTATATACTCGGAGGTGAAGAAGCTGGGGAGGGTGAATTTCCACATAtg gttGCACTTGGATATAACAAAGATACTGGATTAGAGTATAATTGTGGTGGAAcgcttatttcaaatatatatgttttaacAGCAGCTCACTGTGTTCAGAACATAGAAAG aattccACCAACGGTAGCAAAAATAGGTACATCATATTTACTAAACGATGATGATTCTACAAATTATGCAATAGTAAGCTCTATTCCTCATCCAAGCTATAACAGATCAATGAAATATCACGATTTAGCATTGCTAAG attgAATAGACCTGTTGAGTTTACAACAACAGCTCATCCAGCTTGTCTAAATACTGAACCAGAATCCTCGATAAATACATTAATCATCACAGGATGGGGTACCATTGACACTAAAG TAAGATCCAAAAGTGACACATTGCAAAAAGCGAACGTTACCATGGTTAATCTTTCAACGTGCAATTCATCTTATACAgagaggagagatagaaaacttCCATATGGACTTACTTCTCAACAAATGTGTGCTGTACATAGTGTAGCAGATACTTGCCAG GGTGATTCTGGTGGACCAATCCAAATTCCAGAAACTAGGGATAGAATGTACACTTTAGTTGGGATAACATCATTTGGACAGGCATGCGGGTCTGGAATACCCGGTGTTTACGTTAGAATATCAAGTTATTTGAGTTGGATTGAAAGTATTGTGTGGC
- the lama gene encoding phospholipase B domain containing lamina ancestor, with the protein MLKVVGASWLQTKISSYILAGVIILGIVALFIGEIERIEDDGNYAATVYWSTQGGFRIEFWGQGNELAEVPHGVVRAYYRPDIPPISGWSTLEIETDGEYPNWVQAYAAGVIEGALTWQMIYWQWQNTIETRCHKYPAECEIIRKKLSNNMDLVRSRSIRNQDDPLWHQINLFYNQLEGLYDGWIYAKKRSRHEYEISLIDFVWLNSLTDVGIMEHVLNLTKGADAGSELPGLAAAFIRLVPDQPVDKGPAKEKVIVSHNTAGSYNTMLRIMKRYKFNFHLNLLPSSEFIPGRTIVFAGYPAAISSQDDLYIISGASKANHHLTVAGTAINNFNPELWAKVNIDDHALIGPRVMAANRLATDGVTWVRLIARVNSGTSPAQWMILNLSNLAFLNTSAVHSPLSLTPTPEHSLHRFTHTSIDGDLKSSNISVWRLLRRKFWSSGGPGLLWTAEQLPGLTHAADQSNVLRVKGYWADYGIPHYQDMRELSGIKKMEAKYGDVYSLFKSPRAILFKHGFETATDLDSVTLLMRSNHYNKDVVGNDKFVTPKPLEAIEEIEPDDIVSDSNEVKQIIQSLETVKTHVESKDADSVASILTPQEQNDITVQVDEILAQLNLANSGESKEENNRSESESEEHLNLGSDSVEEIEDKLVDEGSWHGLGARGDLHGWIGEKRYGLAPLGIIDTKAFSATMDGINEFEATSGPAFSPTLEKSIESLLKPSTRKKFGLAALLKKFRKSNLRFVSSEESSSEEGSEEQEPRNFEEALEFVVNKNIQVDPPKPYSVPPFRWSRSDFSHVSHIGQPDLWDFDPIKPIWAW; encoded by the exons ATGTTGAAAGTCGTGGGTGCATCTTGGTTACAAACAAAAATTAGTTCTTATATATTAGCGGGTGTTATTATATTAGGGATCGTGGCTCTCTTCATTGGAGAAATAGAAAG GATCGAAGATGATGGGAATTATGCGGCAACAGTATACTGGAGTACTCAAGGTGGTTTCAGAATAGAATTTTGGGGACAAGGCAATGAACTGGCAGAGGTGCCACACGGCGTGGTCAGAGCATATTATCGTCCTGATATACCTCCAATATCTGG TTGGTCTACATTGGAAATAGAAACTGATGGTGAATATCCGAATTGGGTGCAAGCTTATGCAGCTGGTGTCATTGAAGGTGCTTTAACCTGGCAAATGATATATTGGCAATGGCAAAATACAATAG aaacgagatgtcacaaatatccagcagaatgtgaaataataagaaaaaaattgagtAACAACATGGACTTAGTACGTTCTCGTAGCATTCGCAACCAAGATGACCCATTATGGCATCAA ATCAACCTCTTTTACAATCAATTGGAGGGTTTGTACGATGGTTGGATTTATGCTAAAAAGAGAAGTCGGCatgaatatgaaatttcacTTATTGACTTTGTTTGGCTAAATTCGCTAACTGATGTGGGAATAATGGAGCATGTGCTAAATTTAACAAAAGGAGCCGATGCTGGTAGTGAGTTGCCAGGCTTAGCTGCTGCTTTTATACGCTTGGTTCCAGACCAACCCGTCGATAAAGGACCTGCTAAAGAAAAAGTTATCGTATCTCATAACACTGCTGGAAG ttacaACACTATGCTAAGAATCATGAAACGTTATAAATTCAACTTCCATTTAAATCTTTTGCCATCGTCTGAGTTTATACCTGGCCGAACCATAGTATTCGCTGGTTATCCAGCTGCAATTTCATCTCAAgatgatttatatattatatcaggaGCATCTAAAGCAAATCATCATTTGACCGTCGCCGGAAcagcaatcaataattttaatccCGAACTTTGGGCCAAAGTTAACATCGATGACCAT GCTCTTATCGGACCTCGGGTAATGGCAGCTAACAGACTGGCCACCGATGGGGTCACTTGGGTCCGTTTGATCGCACGCGTCAATTCTGGTACATCTCCTGCACAATGGATGATATTGAATTTGTCCAATTTAGCTTTTCTGAATACGTCTGCGGTTCATTCTCCACTGTCTTTAACACCAACACCAGAACATTCCTTACATAGATTTACACACACGTCAATTGATGGAGACTTGaa GAGTTCAAATATTAGCGTCTGGCGTTTACTGCGTCGCAAATTTTGGTCTAGTGGTGGCCCTGGTTTATTATGGACAGCCGAGCAACTTCCCGGACTCACTCATGCTGCAGATCAATCCAATGTATTGCGTGTCAAAGGTTACTGGGCTGATTATGGAATTCCCCACTATCAA gaTATGAGAGAGTTGtcaggaataaaaaaaatggaagcaAAATATGGTGATGTATATTCACTTTTCAAATCACCTAGAGCAATTCTCTTCAAACACGGTTTTGAAACAGCAACCGATTTAGATTCAGTGACATTACTGATGCGCAGTAATCATTACAATAAAGATGTTGTCGGAAATGATAAATTTGTGACGCCAAAACCATTAGAAGCAATTGAAGAAATTGAACCCGATGACATAGTTTCTGATTCCAATGAAGTCAAACAAATAATTCAATCATTGGAAACAGTTAAAACTCATGTGGAATCGAAGGACGCCGATAGTGTTGCATCAATTTTAACTCCACAAGAACAAAACGATATAACTGTACAAGTTGATGAAATTTTAGCCCAATTGAATCTAGCTAATTCTGGAGAATCCAAAGAGGAAAACAATAGATCTGAAAGTGAATCTGAAGAACATTTAAATTTAGGATCTGACAGTGTAGAGGAAATCGAAGATAAATTAGTAGATGAAGGATCTTGGCATGGACTAGGAGCCCGGGGAGATCTTCATGGTTGGATAGGAGAAAAAAGATATGGGCTTGCACCTCTTGGTATTATAGATACAAAAGCATTTAGCG CCACAATGGATGGAATTAATGAATTTGAAGCGACATCAGGGCCAGCTTTCTCTCCAACACTTGAAAAATCAATCGAATCATTACTTAAACCTTCAACGAGGAAAAAGTTCGGACTTGCAGCATTGTTAAAAAAGTTTCGTAAAAGTAATCTCCGATTTGTGTCGTCAGAAGAGTCATCATCAGAAGAGGGTTCAGAGGAACAAGAACCACGTAATTTTGAAGAAGCACTCGAATTTGTtgtcaataaaaatattcaagttGATCCTCCTAAACCGTATTCAGTTCCACCATTTCGATGGTCCAGAAGTGATTTTTCTCATGTTTCTCACATAGGTCAACCTGATTTGTGGGATTTCGATCCAATAAAACCTATTTGGGCTtggtaa
- the LOC143912506 gene encoding serine protease persephone-like isoform X2 — protein sequence MACTVLSYISTILYVLFLTRSLQAQGMNVGSRCILRNNTIGECRLFRDCPEALIKVRGRLSFDRFTRCGFIYNDPIICCPQFSSTTTTTTTSKSTSFDPDGFVYPEENENSDNSISPTTISSRLPDIPGKKAKQACADYDMTVPVPVGTYILGGEEAGEGEFPHMVALGYNKDTGLEYNCGGTLISNIYVLTAAHCVQNIERIPPTVAKIGTSYLLNDDDSTNYAIVSSIPHPSYNRSMKYHDLALLRLNRPVEFTTTAHPACLNTEPESSINTLIITGWGTIDTKVRSKSDTLQKANVTMVNLSTCNSSYTERRDRKLPYGLTSQQMCAVHSVADTCQGDSGGPIQIPETRDRMYTLVGITSFGQACGSGIPGVYVRISSYLSWIESIVWP from the exons ATGGCATGCACTGTGCTCTCCTACATTTCGACGattttatatgttttgtttttgacgAGATCGCTTCAGGCTCAGG gtaTGAATGTCGGCAGTAGGTGCATCCTCAGAAATAATACAATTGGTGAATGTCGTTTATTCAGAGACTGTCCTGAAGCTCTTATAAA GGTTCGAGGAAGGTTGTCATTTGATAGATTTACACGATGCGGGTTCATTTACAACGATCCAATTATTTGCTGCCCTCAATTTTCATCAACCACTACAACGACAACCACATCGAAATCGACATCTTTCG aTCCAGATGGTTTCGTATATCCAGAGGAGAATGAAAATTCTGACAATAGTATATCGCCAACAACAATCTCTTCGAGATTACCTGATATCCCTGGAAAGAAAGCTAAACAAG CATGTGCTGATTACGATATGACAGTTCCGGTTCCAGTCGGCACTTATATACTCGGAGGTGAAGAAGCTGGGGAGGGTGAATTTCCACATAtg gttGCACTTGGATATAACAAAGATACTGGATTAGAGTATAATTGTGGTGGAAcgcttatttcaaatatatatgttttaacAGCAGCTCACTGTGTTCAGAACATAGAAAG aattccACCAACGGTAGCAAAAATAGGTACATCATATTTACTAAACGATGATGATTCTACAAATTATGCAATAGTAAGCTCTATTCCTCATCCAAGCTATAACAGATCAATGAAATATCACGATTTAGCATTGCTAAG attgAATAGACCTGTTGAGTTTACAACAACAGCTCATCCAGCTTGTCTAAATACTGAACCAGAATCCTCGATAAATACATTAATCATCACAGGATGGGGTACCATTGACACTAAAG TAAGATCCAAAAGTGACACATTGCAAAAAGCGAACGTTACCATGGTTAATCTTTCAACGTGCAATTCATCTTATACAgagaggagagatagaaaacttCCATATGGACTTACTTCTCAACAAATGTGTGCTGTACATAGTGTAGCAGATACTTGCCAG GGTGATTCTGGTGGACCAATCCAAATTCCAGAAACTAGGGATAGAATGTACACTTTAGTTGGGATAACATCATTTGGACAGGCATGCGGGTCTGGAATACCCGGTGTTTACGTTAGAATATCAAGTTATTTGAGTTGGATTGAAAGTATTGTGTGGC